A single region of the Betta splendens chromosome 12, fBetSpl5.4, whole genome shotgun sequence genome encodes:
- the purg gene encoding purine-rich element-binding protein gamma — translation MMADGCCRGMDRAKGKIASDSLPKPAYPQHFIQSGSQQSNDIQELASKRVDIQKKRFYLDVKQSVRGRFLKIAEVWIGRGRHDNVRKSKLTLSMAMAPALRYCLGDFIDYYARIGLRGGLAPPPHEERGSDGQGRAHDSRRRAQEQRAALSPSGSAASDDHAHRVLKSEFIERDNRKYFLDLKENQRGRFLRIRQTISKGPGTMGYYGQGIEQTIVLPAQGLIEFRDALSQLIEDYGDGESDDRGRAGAGAGVRNHDESPELPEAASFRVDNKRFYFDVGSNRYGVFLKISEVRQPYRNTITVPLKAWARFGENFIRYEEEMRRIFSCHKEKRADARRDSEEQED, via the coding sequence ATGATGGCTGATGGATGCTGCCGAGGAATGGACAGAGCCAAGGGTAAGATTGCATCAGACTCTTTACCGAAACCCGCGTATCCTCAGCACTTCATCCAGAGCGGATCGCAGCAGAGCAATGACATCCAGGAGCTCGCTTCCAAACGCGTCGACATTCAGAAGAAGCGCTTCTACCTGGACGTCAAACAGAGCGTCCGCGGACGCTTCCTCAAAATCGCCGAGGTGTGGATAGGACGAGGCCGGCACGACAACGTGCGGAAGAGCAAGCTGACGCTGTCCATGGCCATGGCGCCGGCGCTGCGCTACTGCCTGGGAGACTTCATCGATTATTACGCTCGCATCGGGCTGCGGGGGGGCCTCGCGCCTCCGCCGCACGAGGAGCGCGGCAGCGACGGCCAGGGCCGCGCGCACGACTCCCGCCGAAGAGCGCAGGAGCAGCGCGCGGCGCTGTCGCCCAGCGGCTCCGCGGCGTCCGACGACCATGCCCACCGCGTGCTCAAGAGCGAGTTCATCGAGCGAGACAACAGAAAGTACTTCCTGGACCTGAAGGAGAACCAGCGCGGCCGCTTCCTCCGCATCCGGCAGACCATCAGCAAAGGGCCCGGCACCATGGGCTACTACGGCCAGGGCATCGAGCAGACCATCGTGCTGCCGGCGCAGGGGCTCATCGAGTTCCGAGACGCGCTGTCGCAGCTCATCGAGGACTACGGCGACGGCGAGAGCGACGACCGCGGCCGAGCCGGTGCCGGAGCCGGAGTCCGGAACCACGACGAGAGCCCGGAGCTGCCGGAGGCCGCGTCCTTCCGGGTGGACAACAAGCGCTTCTACTTTGACGTGGGGTCCAACCGCTACGGGGTTTTTTTAAAGATTAGCGAAGTGCGGCAGCCGTACAGGAACACCATCACGGTCCCGCTGAAGGCCTGGGCTCGGTTCGGagagaatttcattaggtacgaGGAGGAGATGCGACGAATCTTCTCGTGCCACAAGGAGAAGCGCGCGGACGCTCGACGGGAcagcgaggagcaggaggactga